The following proteins are co-located in the Heliorestis convoluta genome:
- a CDS encoding ExeA family protein: MLTGEVGSGKSTLIRQLVDSLDTMRFSVSYLCQADMKPRDFYESMLRHLGEEVPFGVTKAKRRFQERLAQVARDKELVVIIDEAQDVTPAMLLELRYILNSSMDARSLLSLILVGQPELRITLRKNRYDAIAQRVSLQYHLNGFNEEETSSYIRHQMEIAQRTTPLFATGAIRQIYASTRGIPRMINHICTLALFDAERTQTDIVEESQIGRILADMARQRGVQGIG; the protein is encoded by the coding sequence GTGCTAACAGGAGAGGTAGGTAGTGGTAAGTCTACTTTGATTCGACAACTGGTAGATAGTTTAGACACAATGCGCTTTTCTGTATCCTATCTCTGTCAAGCTGATATGAAACCTCGTGACTTCTACGAATCGATGCTTCGACACCTTGGGGAAGAAGTCCCTTTTGGTGTAACCAAAGCAAAGCGTCGCTTTCAAGAAAGACTGGCCCAAGTTGCCCGCGACAAAGAACTGGTCGTGATCATCGACGAAGCCCAAGACGTAACGCCAGCCATGCTGCTAGAATTGCGATATATTTTGAACAGCAGTATGGATGCTCGCTCTCTATTATCTTTGATACTGGTCGGACAGCCGGAACTGCGAATTACCTTGCGGAAAAATCGCTACGATGCCATTGCGCAACGAGTCAGTCTTCAATATCACCTTAATGGCTTCAATGAAGAGGAAACATCTTCTTATATTCGTCACCAAATGGAGATTGCCCAAAGAACAACGCCTCTGTTTGCAACTGGAGCGATTCGACAGATATATGCCTCCACTCGAGGCATTCCTCGAATGATTAATCACATTTGCACATTGGCACTCTTTGATGCCGAACGGACGCAAACCGATATTGTGGAAGAAAGTCAGATTGGTCGTATCTTAGCAGATATGGCACGTCAACGAGGTGTTCAGGGCATTGGTTGA
- a CDS encoding aspartyl protease family protein codes for MLTTGAAKTLISQNAVDDIDLRVESGDHIVTYYGIGGKEHAYTKQVDSIHIGSLQLKDYKLDFSGMDYEGIDGLLGLDVLLDAGFIIDLKKLEMYR; via the coding sequence GTGCTAACAACAGGAGCCGCTAAAACACTTATTTCTCAAAATGCAGTCGATGATATCGATTTACGAGTAGAAAGCGGAGATCATATTGTCACATACTACGGCATTGGTGGTAAAGAGCATGCATATACGAAGCAAGTTGACTCAATTCATATAGGCTCTTTGCAGTTAAAAGATTATAAGCTGGACTTTAGTGGAATGGATTACGAAGGTATCGATGGCTTATTAGGGCTTGATGTTTTACTAGATGCTGGCTTTATCATAGATCTTAAAAAACTAGAGATGTATCGCTAA
- a CDS encoding DDE-type integrase/transposase/recombinase, whose translation MEDFHAEQVAAFRYSLIAPIVSRQTAMPVGEQTQILKEIAAQSYTIPGSDKCRIGVRTLERYIAAYRQLGWEGLKPKSRPKAYNAIASDIVDKAIALRKERPERSVAQIIYLLEKGGITEPGTVAASTLARYLTRSGVSREKISIPQEHRRFEAEDVHQLWQADFQHTLYIPDPNDSKKRRKAILFVILDDRSRYIVHSQFYFDEKLPRMEDSLKKAILKHGLPEKFYVDNGAVFSSHHLARICGRLAIQLIHSRPYRPQGRGKVEKFFQFVDSSFKPEAYGAIEAGQLRTLDDLNKAWYAWLDGYYHLRRHGATKMSPQERLKQIKRTPRRISPVDLTEVFLWQEQRKVDKTSCVHVFGNIYTVDSELCGEKVILRFDPFDLSMIQVWLDGERKNNAKPLVLESSYHKGVRTDPSRTSGGSKKESPSLEKSSSSGIDFFQVAETERRQQWNDIGFTVAKPVTARGENNDGSTNSARNRRPLFSRAIFEQTLPICCSPRRLCSSSTYGGASYFGCANRRGR comes from the coding sequence GTGGAAGATTTTCATGCAGAGCAAGTCGCGGCTTTTCGCTACAGCCTCATTGCCCCGATTGTTTCACGACAAACAGCCATGCCAGTGGGGGAACAAACACAAATACTGAAAGAAATTGCGGCACAAAGTTACACCATTCCTGGAAGTGACAAGTGTCGAATTGGCGTGCGCACGCTAGAACGATACATTGCGGCCTATCGTCAATTGGGTTGGGAAGGTCTAAAGCCAAAGAGTCGTCCCAAAGCCTACAACGCTATCGCTTCAGACATTGTAGATAAAGCAATTGCATTGCGCAAAGAACGCCCTGAACGGTCTGTAGCCCAAATTATTTACCTGTTAGAAAAAGGTGGCATTACAGAACCAGGCACAGTAGCTGCAAGCACACTGGCAAGGTATCTTACACGTTCGGGTGTCTCGCGCGAAAAAATATCGATACCGCAAGAGCATCGGCGTTTTGAAGCCGAAGATGTCCACCAGCTCTGGCAGGCAGACTTTCAACATACGCTTTATATCCCCGATCCCAATGACAGCAAAAAGCGCCGTAAAGCCATCCTTTTTGTCATCCTTGATGATCGCAGTCGTTACATTGTACATAGCCAGTTTTACTTCGATGAAAAGTTACCTCGGATGGAAGATAGCCTTAAAAAAGCTATTCTAAAGCATGGATTGCCCGAGAAATTTTATGTTGATAACGGAGCCGTCTTCTCGTCTCATCATCTTGCACGGATCTGTGGACGTCTTGCGATTCAATTAATTCACAGTCGCCCGTACCGTCCCCAGGGGCGTGGTAAAGTTGAGAAGTTCTTCCAATTTGTTGATAGTAGCTTCAAGCCTGAAGCATACGGTGCTATTGAAGCGGGCCAGCTTCGGACCTTAGATGATCTGAATAAAGCCTGGTATGCCTGGCTCGACGGCTACTATCATTTACGTCGACACGGTGCCACTAAAATGTCGCCTCAAGAACGATTAAAGCAAATAAAGCGAACACCTCGACGAATTAGTCCTGTTGACTTGACGGAAGTCTTTCTGTGGCAAGAACAAAGAAAGGTCGATAAAACCTCTTGTGTCCATGTTTTTGGCAATATCTATACTGTTGACTCGGAGCTCTGTGGAGAAAAGGTCATCCTTCGATTTGATCCTTTTGACCTCTCTATGATCCAGGTTTGGCTTGATGGAGAGCGAAAAAACAATGCCAAACCCTTGGTTCTAGAAAGTTCCTACCACAAAGGAGTACGTACCGATCCTTCTAGAACATCGGGTGGTTCTAAAAAAGAGAGCCCATCTTTAGAGAAAAGTTCTTCATCGGGTATCGATTTCTTTCAAGTGGCCGAAACGGAGCGCCGGCAACAATGGAACGATATCGGTTTTACTGTAGCAAAGCCAGTGACTGCAAGAGGTGAGAACAATGATGGAAGTACAAACTCTGCAAGGAACCGTAGACCCCTTTTCTCGAGAGCTATCTTCGAACAAACTCTTCCAATCTGCTGCTCACCGAGAAGGCTTTGCTCGTCTTCAACTTATGGTGGAGCGTCGTATTTTGGGTGTGCTAACAGGAGAGGTAGGTAG
- a CDS encoding DUF6431 domain-containing protein, translated as MHKHGRFHRTLYTIEAVYQLWIYRFRCPQCKKTAGLLPCFMLPHQTAGLDIQEKAIEQESEGQSQEKIADTTIAGTSSYSVKTVRRWLTHWKKWEKQWGNDTRALLLQRYPFLDLPIGAKKPRTNLGWLLCLWQECLQKDKRLSGGLLQWIQSQKK; from the coding sequence TTGCATAAGCACGGTCGTTTTCATCGCACCCTTTACACGATAGAAGCGGTATATCAGCTCTGGATTTATCGTTTTCGTTGTCCCCAATGCAAAAAAACAGCGGGGTTGCTACCTTGTTTTATGCTGCCTCATCAGACAGCTGGACTGGATATCCAAGAAAAGGCCATCGAACAAGAAAGCGAAGGTCAAAGTCAAGAAAAGATTGCAGATACAACAATCGCCGGTACCAGTTCTTACAGTGTAAAAACGGTGAGACGTTGGCTTACCCACTGGAAAAAGTGGGAAAAACAATGGGGAAATGATACCAGAGCACTTCTATTACAACGATATCCTTTCCTAGACCTGCCCATCGGAGCAAAAAAACCGCGAACAAACCTAGGGTGGCTACTCTGTTTATGGCAAGAGTGCCTGCAAAAAGACAAAAGATTGAGTGGCGGTTTACTGCAGTGGATTCAAAGCCAAAAAAAATAA
- a CDS encoding virulence RhuM family protein, whose product MKVEVLFRDETLWLSQKRMAEIFGVDRSVITKHLSNIFAEGELDKNSVCAKFAHTAEDGKTYKTQFYHLDAIIAVGYRVNSYQATRFRIWATEILREYITKGFALDDRRLKQGQHWGKDYFEELLERIREIRASERRFYQKITDIYAQCSIDYDPNASITKDFYATVQNKLHWAITGHTAAEIINSRADSSQPNMGLTTWKNAPEGKILKSDVGVAKNYLREDELKQLNRIVTMYLDYAELQAERQVPMNMVDWIKRLDAFLQFNDYEILNNAGKVSAKVAKELAEAEYEKFRIVQDRKFESDFDREVKRINKKH is encoded by the coding sequence ATGAAGGTTGAGGTTTTATTTAGGGATGAAACGCTTTGGCTTTCTCAAAAACGTATGGCAGAAATCTTTGGTGTTGATCGCAGCGTTATAACTAAACACCTAAGTAATATCTTTGCCGAAGGTGAACTTGACAAGAATTCAGTATGTGCAAAATTTGCACATACTGCAGAAGACGGCAAAACTTATAAAACTCAATTTTATCATCTCGATGCCATTATAGCAGTAGGATACCGTGTAAACTCTTATCAAGCTACTAGGTTTCGTATTTGGGCTACGGAAATATTACGTGAATATATTACTAAAGGTTTTGCTTTAGATGACAGAAGGCTAAAGCAAGGCCAGCATTGGGGTAAAGATTATTTTGAAGAATTATTGGAACGCATCAGGGAAATACGTGCTTCTGAAAGAAGATTTTATCAAAAAATTACAGATATTTACGCTCAATGTTCTATTGATTACGATCCTAATGCTTCAATAACAAAAGACTTTTACGCCACTGTACAAAATAAACTTCATTGGGCTATTACTGGTCATACCGCAGCAGAGATTATAAATTCACGCGCAGATAGTAGTCAGCCAAACATGGGGTTAACCACATGGAAAAATGCACCAGAAGGCAAGATTCTAAAATCCGATGTGGGTGTTGCAAAGAATTATTTAAGAGAAGATGAGTTAAAACAACTTAATAGAATAGTTACAATGTACTTAGACTATGCTGAACTGCAAGCAGAGCGTCAAGTCCCAATGAACATGGTAGATTGGATCAAGCGTCTTGATGCATTCCTACAATTTAATGATTATGAGATATTAAATAATGCGGGAAAAGTTTCAGCAAAAGTTGCTAAAGAACTAGCAGAAGCAGAGTATGAAAAATTCAGGATTGTTCAGGACCGCAAATTTGAAAGCGACTTTGACCGTGAAGTTAAGCGAATCAATAAAAAGCATTAG
- a CDS encoding recombinase zinc beta ribbon domain-containing protein, with protein sequence MNHKRVPNRDILPQYYIKDHHPAIISEEEFQAVQQEIKRRYNMRKDPDGKYRMNYSGKASFSNKLFCGHCGRPVVRRRLTSQTNGEKYLFSAWQCRVPVGRDPDFKGCNGRYVWEIDLEDCFTELLREMRNNRDEVIADAEQAIADKRLSEKEIQGSVVTL encoded by the coding sequence CTGAACCACAAGCGCGTCCCCAACCGAGATATCTTGCCACAATACTACATTAAGGACCACCACCCGGCCATTATATCGGAAGAAGAATTCCAAGCCGTTCAACAGGAGATCAAACGCCGATATAACATGCGCAAAGATCCCGATGGCAAGTATCGAATGAACTATAGTGGAAAAGCCTCTTTTTCCAATAAACTTTTCTGCGGCCATTGCGGCAGGCCTGTGGTCAGACGCAGACTAACATCCCAAACAAATGGCGAGAAGTATCTTTTCTCAGCCTGGCAATGTCGAGTACCGGTAGGGAGAGACCCAGACTTTAAAGGTTGCAATGGAAGGTACGTTTGGGAGATTGATTTAGAAGATTGTTTCACAGAGCTTCTCCGTGAAATGCGCAACAATAGGGATGAAGTTATCGCAGATGCAGAGCAGGCCATAGCAGATAAAAGGTTATCGGAAAAGGAGATTCAAGGCTCAGTAGTTACATTGTAA
- a CDS encoding recombinase family protein: MHIFFEKESINTEDEKSEIMLTILSTLAQEEARNISENVKWGFRKLAERGIVKVPGYLFYGFDSDENGNWIINEEQAKVIRRIIDEYLKGQSYRAIAKGLTEDDILSPGGKKAWNATTIKDILRSEKNVGHVTFQKTFVTDYLSSKRKRNEGELPQYIIENHHTPIIEQEVYEAVQQEMERRRNHEKKETRHKSEFFNVLYCAHCGSLMWHNFSSSKMIDGKRKKYHYWRCAAASGDVFTIKCEVKSYREEILKQTFMTMLKEMKENPQLSIEAKGAIKEMDLNEEEQKHMDNLHHDKKEHYNELYNIVEELGVIDTQSPEIQERTDKIIALEKELEGYNERIEKAKDMQKELDWLLAELSQLQRITKKSKFRDDIFRRLIKRGEVYADGRIVYDLSLGIKWTAYGAEQKMPKSKDRNRK; this comes from the coding sequence GTGCATATCTTTTTTGAAAAAGAGAGCATCAACACAGAAGATGAAAAAAGTGAAATAATGCTAACCATATTAAGCACCTTGGCTCAAGAAGAAGCTAGAAATATTTCAGAGAACGTAAAATGGGGCTTCAGAAAGTTAGCCGAGCGAGGGATCGTGAAAGTACCGGGCTATCTCTTTTATGGATTCGACTCTGATGAGAATGGGAACTGGATTATCAACGAAGAACAGGCGAAAGTGATTAGAAGGATTATCGATGAATACCTAAAGGGCCAAAGCTATAGAGCGATCGCCAAAGGTTTAACAGAAGATGACATATTGAGCCCCGGTGGCAAGAAAGCATGGAACGCGACAACCATAAAGGATATTTTGCGTTCAGAGAAAAATGTGGGCCATGTCACATTTCAAAAAACCTTCGTTACTGATTACCTTTCATCAAAGCGTAAAAGAAATGAAGGAGAACTGCCGCAATACATTATCGAAAATCATCATACACCCATCATTGAACAGGAAGTATATGAAGCGGTTCAGCAGGAGATGGAACGACGAAGAAATCATGAGAAAAAAGAAACGAGGCATAAAAGTGAATTCTTTAATGTTCTTTACTGCGCTCACTGTGGAAGCCTAATGTGGCACAACTTTTCGAGTTCAAAAATGATAGATGGTAAACGAAAGAAGTACCATTACTGGAGATGTGCCGCAGCGTCAGGAGACGTATTTACGATAAAGTGTGAAGTAAAAAGTTACCGAGAAGAGATACTAAAACAAACCTTTATGACTATGCTAAAGGAAATGAAAGAAAACCCACAGCTATCCATTGAAGCAAAGGGAGCCATAAAAGAAATGGACCTCAATGAAGAAGAGCAAAAACACATGGACAATCTGCACCATGACAAAAAAGAACATTACAATGAGCTCTACAATATCGTTGAAGAACTAGGCGTTATTGATACCCAAAGCCCAGAGATACAGGAAAGGACAGACAAAATCATCGCCCTTGAAAAAGAGCTAGAAGGGTATAACGAAAGAATAGAAAAAGCGAAAGACATGCAAAAGGAGCTAGATTGGCTATTGGCAGAGTTAAGTCAACTCCAAAGAATCACAAAGAAGTCAAAATTCCGAGATGATATATTCCGGCGACTTATCAAACGTGGGGAAGTCTACGCAGACGGCCGCATTGTTTACGACCTTAGCTTGGGGATAAAATGGACGGCCTATGGCGCTGAGCAGAAGATGCCGAAAAGTAAGGATAGGAATAGGAAGTGA